The DNA segment TAATGCTCCTGATCGAAGGGATAGAACGAAAGCCAGAGGCCGAAGCGTTCCGACAGCGAGACTTTTTCTTCGGTGCTTTCGGCCGGATGCAGTTCGCCCTCGATGTCATGTTTTGCGTCGAGGTTCTCGTGCATGAACTCGGGCATCAGATGGCGGCGGTTCGATGTCGCATACACCAGCAGGTTGTCGGGCATGCCGGCGACCGAACCGTCGAGCACGCTCTTCAAATGCTTGAAGCCGGGCTCGCCGGCCTCGAAGGAAAGATCGTCGCAAAAGATGATGAAGCGCTCGGACCGCTCGCGCACCAGGTCGACGATCTCGGGCAGGTCGACGAGATCGTCCTTGTCGACCTCGATCAGGCGCAGCCCCTTGCCAGCGAATTTGTTGAGTACGGCCTTGATCAAAGATGACTTGCCGGTGCCGCGCGCGCCGGTGAGCAGCACGTTGTTCGCACTCTTGCCGGCGACGAACTGCCGCGTGTTCTGCTCGATGGCGGCCTTCTGTGCGTCCACGCCATGCAGGTCCTGCAGCCGGATGCAATGCAGGGTTTTAACCGCAAATAGGCATCCATTCCCGCGCAGCTTGCGCCAGCGAAAGGCCTTGGCACGCCAGTCGGCGGGTGCCGCCGCGGCTGGCAGCAAGCCCTCGACGCGGGCCAGCAACTCGCTGCCGCGCGCCAGCAAATCGGCAAGTTGTTTTAAATGTGATTCATTCATGAGGTAATCTGGACACTTGTTTTCACTCGACTTTAGCAGACATGCAGAAAAAAATTTATTTGCCCGCGCTGATGGCGCTGTTGCTTGCCGGCTGTGCTGCCGTGCCACCCTCTCCGCCGCCTGCTCCCTGTGTCTGTCCGCCGGTCGAAGTGCCGGTGCCGCCCAAACCCGTCGAAAAACCGCTGCAACCCGCCAGTTGGTCCGACCTGCCCGGCTGGGGCAGCGACGATCTCACCGCGGCATTCGATGCCTTTCTTGCATCCTGCAAAGTCCTTGAGCGGCGGGCGCTATGGAGCGGTGTGTGCGCTTCGGCGCGCGGCGGGGGCGGCAATGATCTGCGCGCCTGGTTCGAGGCGCAGTTGCAGCCCTGGCAACTGGTCAATCCGGATGGCAGCCGCGATGGCTTGATTACCGGCTATTACGAACCGGTGATCAAGGGCAGCCGCAAACCGGACAATATCTACCGCTATCCGGTGTTCGGCGTGCCGAACGACCTGATCACGGTGGATTTGTCCGAGGTCTATCCCGAGCTGAGGAACCTGCGGCTGCGCGGCCGCCTCGAAGGCAGAAAACTGGTGCCCTATTACTCACGTGCTGATTGGACGCAACAGGAAGTCCGCCGGGCCGATGATGCCATCATGTGGACCAGCGACCCGATCGACTTTTTCTTCCTGCAAATACAGGGCTCGGGCCAGGTCGATTTGCCGGACGGACAGCGGGTGCGCATCAGCTACGCCGACCAGAACGGCCATCCCTATCGTTCCGTGGGCAAGTGGCTGGCCGAACAGGGCGAAATGAAAATCGAGCAGACCTCGATGCAGGGCATCAAGGCTTGGGCGGCGGCGAATCCCAAGCGCTTGCAGGAACTGCTCAACGTCAATCCGAGCATGGTGTTCTTTCGCGAGCTGCCGGTCGAGGGCAGCGGTCCGCCCGGTGCGCTGGCAATGCCGTTGACGCCGGAGCGCAGCATCGCCGTCGATGCGCGCACCACGCCGCTGGGAAGTCCGGTCTGGCTGTCCACTACTCAGCCGAATTCGGATGAACTGCTACAGCGACTGGTGCTGGCGCAGGATACCGGCGGTGCGATTCGCGGCCCGGTGCGAGCCGACTTTTATTGGGGCAGTGGCGCGGAAGCCGGTGCGAAAGCAGGCAGGATGAAACAGAGAGGACGAATGTGGGTATTGCTGCCCAAGGGCTATGCACCAAGTCAGTAAGCCCGCAATGCCGCCCTGTTTTATGCACTTACATAATGCGTAAAACCCATTGCAGGCACCATGCAAGTGCAAAATTATTTGTCCGCGAAATCTATCCTGATGATTTTAATTAAATAGATTTCAGGAACAATAGTTGCTTTTTGGTGCGGCTGTTACCTGGAGGGCCCCCCAATTGGAAAATCTGAAAACCTCGACCGACGTTCTGTTCATTCTGATGGGCGCGGTCATGATTCTCGCCATGCATGCCGGTTTCGCCTTTCTGGAACTTGGCACGGTGCGCAAAAAGAACCAGGTCAATGCCTTGGTCAAAATCCTTTGCGACTTTTGCATGTCAACGCTGGCCTATTTCTTCATCGGTTACGGCATCGCCTACGGCACCCATTTTCTGGTCGGTGCCGACGTGCTGGTACAGAAGAGCGGCTATGAGATGACCAAGTTCTTTTTCCTGCTCACCTTTGCCGCCGCGGTGCCGGCCATCGTTTCGGGTGGCATTGCCGAGCGCGCCCGCTTCTATCCCCAACTGGCGGCGACCTTCCTCCTGGTCGGGTTCATCTATCCCTTCTTCGAGGGCGTCGCCTGGAATAATGCCTTTGGCGTACAGAACTGGATCAAGGCCAGCTTCGGCGAAAACTTCCACGACTACGCCGGTTCAGTAGTTGTGCATGCGGTTGGTGGCTGGATCGGCCTGACCGCGGTGATATTGCTCGGTGCGCGGCGCGGCCGCTATCACAAGGATGGTGGCATCGCCGGTGCGCATCCACCATCTTCCATTCCTTTTCTCGCCCTGGGTTCATGGACTCTTGTCGTCGGCTGGTTCGGCTTCAATGTGATGAGCGCACAGACCATCGACAAGATTTCCGGCCTCGTTGCGATGAACTCGCTGATGGCGATGGTGGGCGGTACCTTGGCGGCATTGTTTGTCGGCCGCAACGACCCCGGCTTCGTACATAACGGCCCGCTCGCCGGACTGGTGGCGGTCTGCGCCGGTTCCGACGTAATGCATCCGCTCGGATCGCTGGCGGTCGGCGCCTTCGCCGGCGCGATGTTTGTCTACATGTTCACCCTGACGCAAAACCGCTGGAAGATCGATGACGTGCTGGGCGTATGGCCGTTGCATGGCCTGTGCGGCGCCTGGGGCGGCATCGCGGCCGGCATCTTCGGCCTCAAGCAGTTCGGTGGGCTGGGCGGCGTCAGCTTCGGCGCGCAGTTGACTGGTACGCTGCTGGGCATTGCGGTCGCCCTGATCGGTGGCTTCACAGTCTATGGCTTGCTCAAGGCCATCGTCGGCATACGCCTGGATCCCGAGCAGGAATATGACGGTGCCGACCTCTCGATCCACAAGATCACGTCGTCGGCGGAACGCGAAACGAGCTGGTAGACTGTGATTGATCGTTAATCCGTAGTCCCTGGTTCGAGCCCAGCCAGGGAGCCAGCCAAAATTCGTAGTTTTTCTTGCACTTAGCCGGCCATTGCGGTTGTGCTTTTGCATTTTGAGGGCCGGAATCAAGATTTTGGGGATCGTAGGCGATCTCAATAATGAGAGTCCGATGGTCGGTATTGGGGGCAGTCCGGCGGTCAGGTATCGACGCTAGGACTTGAATCCGGGCATATCGGCCGCACATACCAGATCAGCCGACAACGAGATACCGCAATGAATGTCCTGTTTAACAACCCGCTGCTATACGTGATCGATTATCCGGGGCATGATGCCCTGGAGATTCTGGATAAGCGCAATGGTCGGATGGGTTTGTTGCGTGGCGCGACCGCTGACCGCATGCGCAATGAATTCGGCCAGTTCCTGGCGCAAGAGCACGATCAGGAGGAATTTGAAGATTTCATTGATTCCTATGAGGCCATTCTCGATCATCCAGTATTGCGCCACTGATTTCGCACGGGTGGATCCCGGTAGACATCCAAATTGAATTCAGCGTAGTTGATCGTCACGTAGTTGATCGTCAACTTGAGTCTCTAATTGGCCGAGATTGTGTAAAGACTCAAAAACAGGGGAATTTCCGGGGTCGCTCTACCATTCCCCACCCGAAAATAATCGATAGGTTTCAAGCTATGCCCCAAACTGCCTCCACGCTCCAAACCGCCTACTGCTACCACTGCGGCAGACACCATCCTGTGGAAGAGATGCGCCAGATTGCAACAAAGGCAGGAAGAAAATGGCGTTGCCTCAAGAGCATTGAAGCCACCAAGACGGGTATTGCGCAAAGAGATGCGTTTGGCAGAGGCGTGACGCAAATCAACAAGGCTGAAGCACAGGCCAAGCAGAGAATCCTTAAAGAAACTCCAGTTTGATGGTTGTGAGTTTGATAACCATGTAACCTGCTTTCGTCAATCCGGGCAGGTTATACCCGCCCTTTGGCCAATCGCAATTCAATAGGTATTCAGAATGCAAACAGATCCGATCCTCCAATACCTGAAGAAAAATGGTCAGCAACTTGACCGCGACATTGCCGCCGGAACGGGTATGCCACTTTCCGAGGTTTGCATCTCATTGTTGAAGCTTTCCGCGCGGGGCGAAATATCATCATGCAGCGTTACCCGGTTCAAAGACGGCAAATCAGTAGAGGGAAAGCTCTGTCGATTGGCAGGAACCATTCCAGCGGCGGCACCGGGTAGGAAGCCTGGGGCAAAGAAGTAGCAACAGAATAGCTCACGGGTGGGATCTTGCTTTATGGACATCCATATCAAACGCCACCCCATTACATGTGAGATTGGCTCGAAGACGTACCGGGGAACCTACTGGGTTGCTGGCAGGATTCTGAACGTCACAACTGGCATGGCGGGCAAGAGTAAGCAAGTGGGGTCAATGCCAAATGAGGCTCTAGCAAGGCAACTGCTTGAGGCTATGGCGAAGGATGGCAAGATGAGGGGAGCGAGACTCGCCGCGAACTCGTCGGTCTGCCTGCATGTAATCATGCGTAGCCTCGAAAGGAATTGTTACGCCAATCAGAAGTAGAATTTCTCCAGATTGGAGCTATAGAAATAAGTCCGCCAATGGAGTGAAATCATAAACAATCTAGTTTGGATTTTCGAATTGGTCGGCGTCGCATTCATCATGGGCAGCCTGCGGCGCTCCTCCCGCGGCATGCAAAGTGGCGGCGAACTCATACTCATTGGCATCGGGCTGATCGCGTTGCACGACATCCTGAAGGGCATGTCCGCCGAAACATCAGGTGTCGCCGGCCCCTACACTTGGCTAATCCCGGCGATACAGGCCATGTATATGTCCGGCATGCTGTTTTTACTGCTTGGCATCATTAAGTTGATGAAAACCGCAACGCGGCCTGGCAATAGCGAAGGGCGATTCCACTCGCTCGCCAGGGTTGCGGCTGATGCCATTATCACCATCGACGAAAACAGCACCATCCTCTCGTTCAACCAACGTGCTGAGCGCATGTTCGGCAGGCCGGCTGAAACCATGATTGGCAGCAAGCTCCACGCAATCATTCCGGCCCGTTACCGACCTCTGCACGACGCCGGTGTGGCGGGCATAGGCAGGAAAGGTGGCGCTCCCTTCGGTGGCCAGACCAAGGAGTTCCATGCGTTGCGCAGGGATGGCCGCGAATTTCCCATAGAGCTTACCGTGGCAACCTGGGCTGACGAAGGAGGTCGGCTTTTCTTCATTGGCATCATAAGGGACATTACCGAGCGCAAACAGCTTGAGGAAGATCTACGCCGAATGGCCACGACCGACTCGATGACCGGCGTATACAACCGTCGGCGCTTCCTGGAATTGATGGTCCAGGAAATGCACCGGGCGCATCGTATGCTCCACCCGTTGGCCCTTATCATGCTCGACATCGACCTTTTCAAACGGATTAACGACACCTACGGGCATGCCATAGGAGACGAGGTCATAAAGTCTCTGACGCGGGCATGCACGAGCGAACTGCGCGAAATTGACATCTTCGGCCGGATAGGAGGTGAGGAATTTGCGATTCTGTTGCCTGAGCTGAGACGCGAACAAGGCCTCGAGGTGGCTGAACGGCTGCGGAGAAAGATTGAGACGTTGGAGGTCGAGGCAAACGACAGAAGGATCGTACGCTTTACCGTCAGCATGGGCGTCGCCGTTCTCGGAATGAATGATCGAATACCAGAACTTTTCTTCGCGCGGGCTGATGCCGCCCTCTACCACGCCAAGGAGGATGGCCGCAATCGCGTCAAGGGTGACTAAGCTATGGTCGGCGCCTGCTGACCGGCGGCGTCTCGGTACGTTAGCCACCAGCGCAATTGAAGGGGAACCTTGGCCATTTGTCGGAATGGACGTTGGTCCAAAATGGCATGCCGCGTTTCTCAAATTGTGGGACTTCCATATTAAGAACTACGACTGCGGCAGCGGTAGAAACGGTCGCCATTGCGCTCGGCGAAGAAGGCGGGTTGCAGGCAGAAAACCTCAAGGTTGCAGAGCTCTATATCGCCGCACTCGGCAACCTCGCCAAGACCACAACATCATGATTGTGCCGACCAACCTCTCCGATATTGCGAGCGTCGATGCTTCTGCCATGACGGTATTCAACAAAACGCGAGCGCTGATATCCCCAACAATCTTGGACGCGCAGCACAAATGTTTGGCAAGAAAATTACGGGCAAGCCGTCTCGCTATTTCGGCACAGCGTCATTTCTGAACGCTACGAACGGAGGTAATCTTTGCGACATAGTCCGGCCGACATGCCGTGAGTTTCTCCACCGCATCTCTTTCGAAAAGCGGCGTGAGCACCGGCGCCAGGGATTTGAGCAGTTGTACCGACATCGCGCTGGTGAACTTGTAGCGTGCCGCGTAAGGCTCATGGGCGTAAGCGGTAATCGTCCCGAAATAACGATCGCCAATGAAAAAAACGAAAGTAGCCGAGCGGTTGATCACCCGCTCGGCGATGGTCCGCCCCCCGCGTCCGTAGACTTCATAGCGATGGTCGCCGGTGCCAGTTTTGCCGCCGACCTCAAGCAGCGTGCCGTCCTTCATCACCAGCCTCCCGGCAATTCGCGCCGCTGTGCCTCCGTCGACCACATCGACCAGGGCGCGGTGGACCACCTTGGTGATCTCCTCGGCTAGCAGCCGCTCCGCTTTGGCTGCCTGGTATTTGAGGCGGGTCTCATACGGCGTCGCCGCCGCAAAGCGCAGCGTCTCAATTTTCTCGATCGGCAGTCGCACGCCTTTGTTCAGGATGATTCCGACCAGTTCGGCAAGCGCCGCCGGCCGGTCCCCGGATGCGCCGATGGCACTCGCGTAGGAAGGAGTCAAGGCTTCGAACGGGTAGCCCAGGCGCCGCCAGTCGCGGGCGATTTCGAGAAAGGCTTCCAGTTCCAGCAGA comes from the Georgfuchsia toluolica genome and includes:
- a CDS encoding sensor domain-containing diguanylate cyclase; the protein is MGSLRRSSRGMQSGGELILIGIGLIALHDILKGMSAETSGVAGPYTWLIPAIQAMYMSGMLFLLLGIIKLMKTATRPGNSEGRFHSLARVAADAIITIDENSTILSFNQRAERMFGRPAETMIGSKLHAIIPARYRPLHDAGVAGIGRKGGAPFGGQTKEFHALRRDGREFPIELTVATWADEGGRLFFIGIIRDITERKQLEEDLRRMATTDSMTGVYNRRRFLELMVQEMHRAHRMLHPLALIMLDIDLFKRINDTYGHAIGDEVIKSLTRACTSELREIDIFGRIGGEEFAILLPELRREQGLEVAERLRRKIETLEVEANDRRIVRFTVSMGVAVLGMNDRIPELFFARADAALYHAKEDGRNRVKGD
- a CDS encoding ATP-binding protein, giving the protein MNESHLKQLADLLARGSELLARVEGLLPAAAAPADWRAKAFRWRKLRGNGCLFAVKTLHCIRLQDLHGVDAQKAAIEQNTRQFVAGKSANNVLLTGARGTGKSSLIKAVLNKFAGKGLRLIEVDKDDLVDLPEIVDLVRERSERFIIFCDDLSFEAGEPGFKHLKSVLDGSVAGMPDNLLVYATSNRRHLMPEFMHENLDAKHDIEGELHPAESTEEKVSLSERFGLWLSFYPFDQEHYLVICNHWLMELGLTQAQCTAARGEALRFALQRGSRSGRVAWQFARDYAGRLQTGHK
- a CDS encoding ArsR family transcriptional regulator, with amino-acid sequence MQTDPILQYLKKNGQQLDRDIAAGTGMPLSEVCISLLKLSARGEISSCSVTRFKDGKSVEGKLCRLAGTIPAAAPGRKPGAKK
- a CDS encoding ammonium transporter yields the protein MENLKTSTDVLFILMGAVMILAMHAGFAFLELGTVRKKNQVNALVKILCDFCMSTLAYFFIGYGIAYGTHFLVGADVLVQKSGYEMTKFFFLLTFAAAVPAIVSGGIAERARFYPQLAATFLLVGFIYPFFEGVAWNNAFGVQNWIKASFGENFHDYAGSVVVHAVGGWIGLTAVILLGARRGRYHKDGGIAGAHPPSSIPFLALGSWTLVVGWFGFNVMSAQTIDKISGLVAMNSLMAMVGGTLAALFVGRNDPGFVHNGPLAGLVAVCAGSDVMHPLGSLAVGAFAGAMFVYMFTLTQNRWKIDDVLGVWPLHGLCGAWGGIAAGIFGLKQFGGLGGVSFGAQLTGTLLGIAVALIGGFTVYGLLKAIVGIRLDPEQEYDGADLSIHKITSSAERETSW
- a CDS encoding DUF3567 family protein, which encodes MNVLFNNPLLYVIDYPGHDALEILDKRNGRMGLLRGATADRMRNEFGQFLAQEHDQEEFEDFIDSYEAILDHPVLRH
- the mltA gene encoding murein transglycosylase A produces the protein MQKKIYLPALMALLLAGCAAVPPSPPPAPCVCPPVEVPVPPKPVEKPLQPASWSDLPGWGSDDLTAAFDAFLASCKVLERRALWSGVCASARGGGGNDLRAWFEAQLQPWQLVNPDGSRDGLITGYYEPVIKGSRKPDNIYRYPVFGVPNDLITVDLSEVYPELRNLRLRGRLEGRKLVPYYSRADWTQQEVRRADDAIMWTSDPIDFFFLQIQGSGQVDLPDGQRVRISYADQNGHPYRSVGKWLAEQGEMKIEQTSMQGIKAWAAANPKRLQELLNVNPSMVFFRELPVEGSGPPGALAMPLTPERSIAVDARTTPLGSPVWLSTTQPNSDELLQRLVLAQDTGGAIRGPVRADFYWGSGAEAGAKAGRMKQRGRMWVLLPKGYAPSQ
- a CDS encoding band-7 C-terminal domain-containing protein, with translation MPRFSNCGTSILRTTTAAAVETVAIALGEEGGLQAENLKVAELYIAALGNLAKTTTS